TTATCATTCTCGTATTTTTTACGGACGGATTCTTTCCGGAAATCCGGAACTTCAAGAGAAGCGTTGCCCATTAACGCTGACTTGTACCCAAGTATTCCGGGGAGTGTCATATCAACGGATTCATAAACATCAATCGGCGGTTTTGTGTCTTTCAGTATACTCTCAACAAATTCGTGGGTAACAAAAAAATCGCTGCCCCCATGCCCAGTTTGTGCTGCGAGGTCAGCGTACTTCTTGAACTTCGCGAGGTAGATATCGGTACTGAACTGTAACGGTTTGGTTTCAGTGAACACGTTAAGTACTGTTTTATCGGTAAGACGGTTATGTTCAACCGTACCTTTTGTGCCGTAGATACGGTACCACAAAGTATCCCTTGGCCCGTTTGACCACGGGATTATACGGCTGATCGCGCCGTTGTCCATTGTGCACATCAGTACACCCCAGTCATCGCCTACCCGGCCAACAGTTTGGCCAATGCCTTTATTGACAAAGAAGCCGTTGACTTTCACGGTTCGTGTTCCGGTAATCCACGAGATCGGGCCGAGTGAGTGTGTACAGTAATACGATGCGGGTAGCCAGTTACGCCAGTGTGTTGGGCCGTTTGTAAGGATTTTCCATTGTGGACGGCAGTCATGGATATACTCGCCTTCACCGTAGGTGTACTCGCCTAACACGCCTTTTTTGTATAACACTTTCATTTCCTGTATGTGCGGCATATAACAATAATTCTCTGCCATCATATACTTTTTCCCGGTTTTTTCTACGGTACGGCATAACGCCACGGCTTCCCCAAGTGTCATACATGCAGTTACTTCTGATAATACGTGTTTCCCTGCGTGAAGCGCTTTTATAGCTTGTTTTGCATGGTCCGGGAGATACCCGGCTATAACAACGATGTCAGTATCGTGCTCCAAAAAATTGTCGTAGTCAGAATATAAAGTAAGATCCGGGAGTTTGGGTTTTGCTGCGGAGATACGGTCTTTACTGAAATCACAGATGGTTACCAGCTGGGTGTTGGGATGCGCATTAAAACTTGTAGCGTAACTCATCCCGCGGCGTAATCCTAAGACTCCAGCTTTTAGTTTTCTCATAATAACATATTTCTCCTGTTCCTATTAGGCTAATTGTTAACCGTTCATCTTGGTAATATCATCAATAAACGATTTGAATGATATTGTTTTGAAGAACCCGAGGTTGTGGAACTGTACGCCGTATGACATTTTTTGGTACTCCGGATGTTTCCACGAGATTGTGCCGGTTAATGACACTTTCTTCCCTTTTGGCGAGGTTAGTTCAAAAATGTAGTTTGGTGTTCCATCAATTTCTTTTTCAATAACGATACTTAACCCGCCAAAACTTATGTTACGGGTAATACCGTGGGAGATCAACGCTTTTGTTTTTGTACAAATAATGTCTACCGGCAACGCAGCGTTATAGCGTTTGTAGTACCGTTTTTCTTCCCAGTTTGTCATCTTAGTTATAAGTCCTTTTGTAAACGTATCTTTTTATATTATAATACATATTAATAGGTGCTAATAAAAAAATTAGAGTTTTTGATTAGAAAGGTGCGTTGTTTTATGGGGTTAACAGAATTT
This is a stretch of genomic DNA from Elusimicrobiota bacterium. It encodes these proteins:
- a CDS encoding Gfo/Idh/MocA family oxidoreductase, with protein sequence MRKLKAGVLGLRRGMSYATSFNAHPNTQLVTICDFSKDRISAAKPKLPDLTLYSDYDNFLEHDTDIVVIAGYLPDHAKQAIKALHAGKHVLSEVTACMTLGEAVALCRTVEKTGKKYMMAENYCYMPHIQEMKVLYKKGVLGEYTYGEGEYIHDCRPQWKILTNGPTHWRNWLPASYYCTHSLGPISWITGTRTVKVNGFFVNKGIGQTVGRVGDDWGVLMCTMDNGAISRIIPWSNGPRDTLWYRIYGTKGTVEHNRLTDKTVLNVFTETKPLQFSTDIYLAKFKKYADLAAQTGHGGSDFFVTHEFVESILKDTKPPIDVYESVDMTLPGILGYKSALMGNASLEVPDFRKESVRKKYENDNWSPNPADKDKQAHQPKPSILGDIKIPVKVYKQIYE
- a CDS encoding PilZ domain-containing protein translates to MTNWEEKRYYKRYNAALPVDIICTKTKALISHGITRNISFGGLSIVIEKEIDGTPNYIFELTSPKGKKVSLTGTISWKHPEYQKMSYGVQFHNLGFFKTISFKSFIDDITKMNG